One genomic window of Sulfurovum lithotrophicum includes the following:
- a CDS encoding ABC transporter permease: MKSRKPLHIFLAVEKALFLRELNRKISVGKAGLFWTFFEPFMQVTMFILIRVQIMGRASANYDIYVFMASGFIAFNMFRKIFGGSSNIFISNKGLYTYKQVKPIDTMIAKSLESMFITSIIIFLFVCIGFFWQYDNMKPENLLMVVAGYLWLALFAFGLGLIVAVGNTFFVSIGKIVAVTSFGLMIVSAVFFPLISVTPEYQKYFLYNPLVHFMEMIHGAYLYDLDDRFVDYRYMALWTVVSLFIGIWLYTRQEKKIISI; encoded by the coding sequence TTGAAATCACGAAAACCATTACATATTTTCCTGGCTGTAGAGAAAGCACTTTTTCTTAGAGAATTAAATAGAAAAATCAGTGTCGGAAAAGCAGGGCTGTTCTGGACATTCTTTGAACCGTTTATGCAAGTGACTATGTTTATCCTTATCAGGGTGCAGATTATGGGAAGAGCAAGTGCAAATTACGATATCTATGTGTTTATGGCTTCAGGATTTATAGCATTCAATATGTTCAGAAAAATATTTGGGGGATCTTCGAATATATTTATCTCCAATAAAGGACTTTATACCTATAAACAGGTGAAACCTATAGATACCATGATCGCGAAGTCACTTGAATCAATGTTCATAACAAGTATCATTATATTTTTGTTCGTATGTATCGGTTTTTTCTGGCAGTATGACAATATGAAACCCGAGAACTTGTTAATGGTGGTTGCCGGTTATCTATGGCTGGCACTGTTTGCTTTTGGTCTTGGACTTATCGTGGCTGTCGGGAACACTTTCTTTGTCAGTATAGGCAAAATAGTTGCCGTTACTTCTTTTGGTCTAATGATCGTCTCGGCAGTTTTTTTCCCTTTAATCAGTGTAACACCTGAGTATCAGAAATATTTTCTTTACAATCCTTTGGTGCATTTCATGGAAATGATACATGGAGCATATCTTTATGACCTGGATGACCGGTTCGTTGATTATAGATATATGGCACTTTGGACCGTTGTTTCTCTATTTATAGGCATATGGTTGTATACACGACAGGAAAAGAAGATTATATCGATATGA
- a CDS encoding ABC transporter ATP-binding protein, whose protein sequence is MIELRNVTKYFLTNEDQKYILDDVTMTLPEINIGILGRNGSGKSTLMRMLGKIEFPNRGSIYSKKSFSWPLGLSGGSVPNMTGKANIKFVCTLYNKTHEETRKIIEYVKDFAELGDYFDMPIKTYSSGMKGRLGFGLSLAFDFDYMLIDETLSTGDASFKEKAQKALREKIAHCHILLVSHNMKTLSELCQAGLLLHEGKLYYYEDIDDAINRYKEINRSKGST, encoded by the coding sequence ATGATTGAGCTACGCAATGTTACCAAGTATTTTTTGACGAATGAAGATCAAAAATATATTCTTGATGATGTCACCATGACACTACCGGAAATAAATATCGGTATTCTGGGACGCAATGGTTCAGGAAAGTCTACACTTATGAGAATGCTTGGAAAGATCGAATTCCCGAACAGGGGCAGTATTTATTCTAAAAAAAGTTTCTCCTGGCCATTAGGATTGAGCGGAGGATCCGTACCGAATATGACGGGAAAAGCAAATATTAAATTTGTCTGTACCCTTTATAATAAAACACATGAAGAGACAAGAAAGATCATTGAGTATGTCAAGGACTTTGCCGAACTTGGGGATTATTTCGATATGCCTATAAAAACGTATTCGTCAGGTATGAAAGGAAGGTTGGGATTTGGATTAAGCTTGGCCTTTGATTTTGATTATATGCTTATAGATGAAACATTGTCAACAGGGGATGCCAGTTTTAAAGAGAAGGCTCAAAAAGCACTTCGGGAAAAGATCGCACATTGTCATATTCTATTGGTCAGTCACAATATGAAAACATTAAGTGAGCTTTGTCAGGCAGGTCTCTTGCTTCATGAGGGAAAATTATATTATTATGAAGATATAGATGATGCAATTAACCGTTATAAAGAAATCAACAGAAGCAAAGGCAGCACATGA
- a CDS encoding rhamnan synthesis F family protein, with the protein MKKNTDLFLALEKGQIASIDKHFRDMGMKELYSGNRILLEGLDPYDETMYLMLNSDVDEKVKQKKYLSGFEHFLLVGYQEVLKGERLMKPEEEMQDFDPLAMNRMLIEKSGLFDTSFYLSRYEDIKNGSMEPLEHYLMFGAKELRDPSETFSTGYYLSQYPEVLHSGINPLVHYILAGKQQNRKTMGYNVNNVSIEPLPLPLVSQPLEKIDLKIAVVIHAFYIDVLEDIIGSIDNIFPRPDLFISVSEDTNVEEIETFLEEKGYKNFMIKPVQNRGRDVAPFLVEFSEALQSYDVCCKIHGKKSLYGGSEQTNWRNHLYHNLLGSKEIVDDILSAFVENEKLGLLFSDNYGMIPYWGYTWLTNKEVARGLLQRLHLTQLNPILDQTYIDYPAGTMFWFRPSAISQILDSDIGYEDFPEEPIGNDGTIAHGLERLFAYVTRLNGYDYIEQNRKRMQYTKNVTHKNFNQHKAKTLETAKNIVKEKECVIFDIFDTLVTRTIFYPDNLFRIMEEKFDTKFSTRSDFMKVRKETEYKLRISETYTGDVSYEDIYDHIHLHSDYTPEMVDYLRSMDFDYEMKTLIPKPDTIALLQYAYDNDIDILFVSDMYLTTEQVMAILKKHNIPFKKENLFVSSDTGYRKDNTTVWKYLVDSKRIDPSRTLMIGDSEVSDAKLPGDFGIGTFHVLSERNAFFESPFGKAFRQQFGEVSETEMLLMGPVVNQLFSSAFELSETVLKFSKKCSPYTFGYTALAPFFYLFVNNVYRKFSDKRIFFLARDGYFLQKTYEQFLQTKQLEPEGREYYLQISRRAMLGAIIKNEDNLKNMIMDLGNYEGMFSSMLYSRVGLSESFLAESGIEDFEIVDNNGLDKAYILLVEHIDLINKHAEGEHRAYLAYLDSIGFFEENEDVLIDLGYSGTIQNYLHQLTEKKLTGEYFVTTEKVKRIENENIRLHGYFADGIDLADNCNTVYKYALVLEAFLTSDKGQLINFKDEKGKPVPHYKEKHASIEVQNKIMEGIKDYIAALSIVPPDFIDIESERMKDISLFTFEYMIRNRLLDDEVLGILQLEDDFTGNKELDIMTVFAQRGI; encoded by the coding sequence TTGAAAAAAAACACTGATCTTTTTCTCGCGCTTGAAAAGGGACAAATAGCAAGCATCGATAAACATTTCCGTGATATGGGGATGAAAGAGCTGTATTCCGGTAATCGTATTTTACTGGAAGGGCTGGACCCTTATGATGAAACAATGTATCTTATGTTGAACAGCGATGTGGATGAGAAGGTCAAACAAAAAAAATATCTCTCCGGTTTTGAACACTTTCTTCTGGTTGGCTACCAGGAAGTTCTCAAAGGGGAACGTCTTATGAAACCTGAAGAAGAGATGCAGGACTTCGACCCCTTAGCCATGAACAGAATGCTTATTGAGAAAAGCGGTCTTTTTGATACATCGTTCTATCTTTCCCGTTATGAGGATATCAAGAACGGTAGTATGGAACCGCTGGAGCATTACCTTATGTTCGGAGCAAAAGAGTTGAGGGACCCCAGCGAAACTTTCAGCACCGGGTATTATCTGAGCCAATACCCTGAAGTGCTTCACTCCGGCATCAATCCGCTGGTACATTATATACTTGCAGGCAAACAGCAAAACAGAAAAACCATGGGGTATAACGTCAACAATGTATCTATTGAGCCTTTGCCTTTACCTCTTGTATCCCAGCCTCTTGAAAAGATCGATCTCAAGATCGCTGTCGTGATCCATGCTTTCTATATTGATGTACTGGAAGATATCATCGGCTCTATCGATAATATCTTCCCCCGGCCGGACCTTTTTATTTCCGTTTCCGAAGATACGAACGTGGAAGAGATTGAAACCTTTTTAGAAGAAAAAGGGTATAAAAATTTCATGATAAAACCGGTACAGAACAGAGGCCGTGACGTTGCCCCTTTCCTGGTAGAGTTCTCCGAAGCTTTGCAATCGTATGATGTCTGCTGCAAGATACACGGTAAAAAATCACTCTATGGCGGAAGTGAACAGACAAACTGGAGAAACCACCTTTACCACAATCTGCTCGGAAGCAAAGAGATCGTAGACGATATTCTTTCAGCTTTTGTAGAGAACGAGAAACTCGGACTGCTTTTCTCTGACAATTACGGAATGATACCCTACTGGGGGTATACCTGGCTTACCAACAAAGAAGTAGCTAGAGGACTGCTGCAAAGGCTGCATCTGACGCAGCTGAACCCCATATTGGACCAGACTTACATCGACTATCCTGCGGGTACGATGTTCTGGTTCAGGCCTTCTGCAATCTCTCAGATACTGGATTCGGATATCGGATATGAGGACTTCCCGGAAGAGCCCATAGGGAACGACGGGACTATCGCCCACGGGCTTGAAAGGCTTTTCGCTTATGTAACTCGCTTGAACGGCTATGACTATATAGAACAGAACCGTAAACGGATGCAGTATACGAAGAATGTGACACACAAGAATTTCAACCAGCACAAGGCCAAGACACTGGAAACGGCCAAGAATATCGTGAAAGAGAAAGAATGTGTTATTTTTGACATATTTGATACGCTGGTTACACGTACCATCTTCTATCCCGATAACCTCTTCAGGATCATGGAAGAAAAGTTTGACACAAAGTTCTCTACCCGTTCAGACTTTATGAAAGTGCGTAAAGAGACGGAGTATAAGCTGAGGATCTCGGAGACATATACGGGAGATGTCAGTTATGAAGATATCTACGACCATATCCACCTTCACAGCGACTATACGCCTGAAATGGTCGATTATCTCAGGAGTATGGATTTCGATTATGAAATGAAGACACTCATTCCCAAGCCGGATACCATAGCCTTGCTGCAATATGCTTACGATAACGATATCGATATACTTTTCGTCAGCGATATGTACCTGACGACGGAACAGGTGATGGCGATCCTGAAAAAGCACAATATACCATTCAAAAAAGAGAATCTCTTTGTCTCTTCCGACACCGGGTACAGAAAGGACAATACAACGGTCTGGAAGTACCTGGTTGACTCAAAGCGTATCGATCCCTCCCGAACATTGATGATCGGTGACAGTGAGGTTTCGGATGCTAAACTGCCGGGTGACTTCGGGATAGGTACTTTTCACGTGCTTTCCGAAAGAAACGCATTCTTTGAATCACCTTTCGGAAAAGCATTCAGGCAGCAGTTCGGAGAAGTGTCCGAAACAGAAATGCTTCTAATGGGGCCGGTGGTCAATCAACTCTTTTCATCCGCTTTTGAACTCTCCGAAACAGTATTGAAGTTTTCGAAGAAATGTTCGCCGTACACCTTCGGCTATACGGCATTGGCACCTTTCTTTTACCTCTTCGTCAACAATGTATACCGTAAGTTCAGTGACAAAAGGATCTTTTTCCTGGCGAGGGACGGTTATTTCCTGCAAAAGACTTATGAACAGTTCCTTCAGACAAAACAGCTTGAACCCGAAGGAAGGGAGTATTACCTCCAGATATCGAGACGGGCTATGCTGGGTGCGATTATAAAGAATGAAGACAATCTTAAAAACATGATAATGGATCTCGGAAATTATGAAGGCATGTTCAGCAGTATGCTCTACAGCAGGGTAGGGCTGAGTGAAAGTTTCCTTGCTGAAAGCGGTATTGAGGATTTTGAGATTGTGGACAATAACGGACTGGACAAAGCCTACATATTGCTTGTCGAGCATATCGACCTCATAAACAAACATGCCGAAGGTGAACACCGTGCATACCTGGCGTATCTTGATTCCATAGGCTTTTTTGAAGAGAATGAGGATGTACTGATCGACCTGGGATACTCCGGTACGATCCAGAACTATCTGCATCAACTGACAGAGAAAAAGTTGACTGGAGAATACTTTGTCACTACGGAGAAAGTGAAACGCATAGAAAATGAAAATATCAGGCTGCATGGTTATTTTGCCGATGGGATTGACCTTGCCGATAACTGTAACACCGTTTACAAATATGCACTGGTACTGGAAGCTTTCCTGACATCAGACAAGGGACAGCTGATCAATTTTAAAGATGAGAAAGGCAAGCCTGTCCCCCACTATAAAGAGAAGCATGCATCTATCGAAGTACAAAACAAGATCATGGAGGGTATAAAAGATTACATAGCGGCACTCTCCATCGTTCCGCCTGATTTTATTGATATAGAGAGTGAAAGAATGAAAGACATCTCTCTTTTTACCTTTGAATACATGATCCGGAACCGTCTTCTCGATGATGAGGTATTGGGTATATTGCAACTTGAAGATGACTTTACGGGAAATAAGGAATTGGATATTATGACGGTCTTTGCGCAGCGTGGAATATGA
- a CDS encoding glycosyltransferase family 2 protein, with product MKEVRSHLNREYYSLVPSASSNKEKASTYSQWIRKNEKAVKKISELSYNPLISIITPTYNTEKKYLIAMIESVRKQVYGNWELCIADDASSSKETLETLKYYEGLDERIKVLYRERNGHICEASNSALSVATGQYVLFLDHDDMLSSDALYRMARRLNNKPGLKLIYADEDKIDKQNRRFEPHFKSDWNPDMFFSQNYISHPALISKKIVDIVGGFRKGYEGSQDYDLILRSLLHIEDEEIAHIPKILYHWRAIKGSTALDPAEKHYTTDAGIKALQSYFRETGGDVTVEKGMLENTYKVTYHIRREYPLVSLLIPTRDGYEVLSKCIESILKYTDYPNYEIIILDNETTDVRTLEYFEKIKTYEHIRIVEYHYPFNYSAINNFGATLAKGEILGLLNNDVEIISSHWLTEMVQHAIRPEIGAVGAMLYYDNDTIQHAGVVLGIGGVAGHSHKYFPRGSFGYFSRLQIIQNYAAVTGACLLVRKTLYEEVNGLDEKHLKVAFNDVDFCLKLQAKGYRNLWTPYVELYHHESVSRGSEDTKEKQERFRQEIRYMKKKWKKNLENDRCYNRHLTKMFEDFRISLS from the coding sequence ATGAAAGAAGTGCGTTCCCATTTGAACAGAGAATATTATTCTTTGGTCCCCAGTGCAAGCAGCAACAAAGAGAAAGCATCCACATACAGCCAGTGGATACGAAAGAATGAAAAAGCCGTTAAGAAAATCAGCGAGTTGTCGTACAACCCGTTGATCTCCATCATCACACCGACCTATAATACTGAAAAAAAATATTTGATTGCCATGATAGAGTCTGTCCGGAAACAGGTTTACGGGAATTGGGAATTGTGTATTGCGGATGATGCGTCAAGCTCCAAAGAGACACTGGAGACACTTAAATACTATGAGGGGCTTGACGAGCGTATCAAAGTACTTTATAGAGAGAGAAACGGTCACATATGCGAAGCATCGAACTCTGCACTTTCTGTGGCGACCGGTCAATATGTTTTGTTCCTGGATCATGATGATATGCTTTCTTCCGATGCATTGTACCGGATGGCAAGAAGACTTAACAATAAGCCGGGACTGAAACTCATTTATGCAGATGAGGATAAAATAGATAAGCAGAACAGACGTTTTGAACCCCATTTCAAATCAGACTGGAACCCTGACATGTTCTTTTCCCAGAACTATATTTCCCATCCTGCACTGATATCCAAAAAGATCGTGGATATTGTAGGAGGTTTTAGAAAAGGATACGAAGGCAGTCAGGATTATGACCTGATCCTGAGGTCTCTGCTGCATATAGAAGATGAGGAGATCGCACATATACCCAAAATTCTTTATCATTGGCGTGCGATCAAAGGTTCGACAGCTTTAGACCCTGCCGAAAAGCATTATACGACCGATGCAGGTATCAAGGCACTGCAGAGTTATTTTAGAGAAACAGGCGGGGATGTCACTGTAGAGAAAGGAATGTTGGAAAATACGTACAAAGTAACGTATCATATAAGGAGAGAGTATCCGCTTGTCTCACTATTGATTCCAACGCGTGACGGGTATGAGGTTCTTTCCAAGTGTATTGAAAGTATTTTGAAGTATACGGACTATCCGAACTATGAGATTATTATTTTGGATAATGAAACGACCGATGTCCGTACGCTGGAATATTTTGAAAAAATTAAAACATATGAACATATCAGGATCGTGGAATATCACTATCCTTTCAATTACTCTGCGATCAATAACTTCGGTGCTACTCTGGCGAAAGGTGAAATATTAGGGCTACTGAACAATGACGTTGAGATTATCAGCTCGCACTGGCTTACCGAAATGGTACAGCATGCCATACGTCCGGAAATCGGTGCGGTAGGTGCAATGCTTTACTATGATAACGATACCATACAGCATGCCGGTGTCGTGCTTGGTATCGGAGGTGTTGCAGGACATTCGCATAAATACTTCCCCAGGGGTTCGTTCGGCTATTTTTCCCGTCTGCAGATCATTCAGAACTATGCTGCGGTCACGGGTGCCTGTCTACTGGTAAGAAAGACATTATATGAAGAAGTGAACGGTTTGGATGAAAAGCACCTGAAAGTGGCTTTCAATGATGTAGATTTTTGTCTCAAACTGCAAGCCAAGGGCTATAGGAACCTATGGACCCCTTATGTGGAACTCTATCATCACGAATCAGTAAGCAGAGGCTCGGAAGATACAAAGGAGAAGCAGGAACGGTTCAGGCAGGAGATCAGGTATATGAAGAAAAAGTGGAAAAAGAATCTAGAGAATGACCGTTGCTACAATAGACATTTGACCAAAATGTTTGAAGACTTCAGAATTTCGCTCAGTTAA